The Microtus pennsylvanicus isolate mMicPen1 chromosome 5, mMicPen1.hap1, whole genome shotgun sequence DNA segment CTTTCTGGACTTTAAAGTCTGGTTCTCAGACTTTCCAAGAGGAAATGTCCCCTTGGTTTAATATATCTGGACCAGATAAGAAACATTAAAGAGGGAAGTGgcctcctttcctttctgctgGGAACCGGCTGCTCGCTGTCGAAATGGGCAAGTTTATGAAACCCAGGAAAGTGGTGCTCGTCCTGGCTGGACGCTACTGGGGAGGCAAAGTCGTCATCGTGAATAACATTGATGATGGCACCTCAGACTGCCCTTACAGCCATGCCCTGGTGGCTGGAATTGACCACTATCCCCGAAAAGTGACGGCTGCCATGGGCAAGAAGAAAGTCGCTAAGAGATCCAAGATCAAGTCCTTTGTGAAGGTTTATAACTACAACCACCTGATGCCCACAAGGTACTCTGTGGACATCCCCCTGGACAAAACTGTTGTCAACAAGGATGTCTTTAGGGACCCAGTCCTAAAACACAAGGCAAGGAGGGAAGCCAAGGTCAAATTTGAGGAACGATACAAGACAGGGAAGAACAAATGGTTTTTCCAGAAGCTTCGCTTTTAggtatatttttgtttacatcattaaaagtttaaaaaacaaaaaaaaaagaaacattaaagaaccatggatggaaaaaaaatgacataaagaAAATTCTCATTGGCTTTCCTCGTCACTAAGGGGATTCTAGTCACAGAGCAGAGTAGTTTCCAGTCACACCCAGGCCCTGTGTACATGACATTGGGAAAATGAACTTTGGCAACTGCCCTTTCACCAGAGAGcacaacaggaaagaaaaacaatgtatACGTGCTGGAAGTGAAACCCAGGCCATGTCTTACGTGTCCAAAGCATTATCTCTGCCTTAGAGCTACACTTCCACCCCAACCTGACTAACTCCTTGTACTTCTTGTATTTACACAGGATGGAACAGGTGCCTGGGACGGACTCGGTACCATCTACAAGGCCGCCCACCTCTTAAGCATATATTAGTGGCTTCTTTAGCACAAACTCAGATGTCAAAGCTGCCCTTGGAGTTGGAGGAGGATAcataattttttcatatatttttttgtttcaatGCAGTATCATCATGAAGATGAATTTGTATGATTCAATTAATAGGTCTACAAGCGTGAACACCTAGGAAGTAGACTGCTGTGGAAAGATGGAAAGATAAGCTGACCATAACTGTTCCTGTCTTCAAAGCCTTAGAGTCatcttagaaaaaataataaagttttggCTTGTTGCAATGTTTTGTTAAAAGCTCAAAGTAATTTTTGAATTAAGACTATGTTTTCTCCTGGTGTTTTAAACAACACATCATTTCTCTATCCAAAATTTTCTGCAACAAATACTGCTAGGCAACTGATAAATTTTGAAGCCAAATCTTAAGGAATAAAACTCTTTGATGTACAACATCTGTCAGCTTCTGTGATATAGACTTCAAGCATTGCTGATTTCCAGTAACCAAAAGATAGTTCTCAAAAGTCAGCTCTGAGCAGGTCTGTATAAGAAATGGCTCCAACGAACCATTTTGAGCTGTCTCCAACACGTCCTTGTTGGCAACTCACCTAGAAGCTATCTTTCAAACGCAGTCTCAGAGAACAATATGCCCTTGAAGCCAGAAACACACCGCGGTCCAGGGTTCGAGACTTGATCCCTCTGTGGCTATAGAAGTTATCCAAAGAATGTAGTTGGCTTTGATTTGTACGAAAATTGTGGTGTGAGACTTTTCTTTAAGGCTTCTGCTCTTCCCGGATCAGACCAGCCTGGCAATCAATTAAGAAATGTTGGTAACGATAATAATATAGGTCAAAGATGGTTCCCGGAGATTTGCCAAGGCCCTCGGTGATGTCACTTCTTGGTCGAGTTCCAAGAGCGCCTATCTGATTCTCTGTCAGGAGTACATTATTGACGGTGCCCTCTGTGGCCGCATTGCCTTCCATGTTATTGAAGCTGAATCTATTCATAGATGTGAAGAAGCTACCGCCTTGAAAAACAGGTATAGCTGTTATCAGAGCCAACTTCTAAGAGGAATCTGATACAAAGTCCCCCACGGAGAATGTCAAGACGGCGGAGGAGCATGCATGAAGCATCATGGACATAGAGACCCTTGATGCAGG contains these protein-coding regions:
- the LOC142851174 gene encoding large ribosomal subunit protein eL27-like, giving the protein MGKFMKPRKVVLVLAGRYWGGKVVIVNNIDDGTSDCPYSHALVAGIDHYPRKVTAAMGKKKVAKRSKIKSFVKVYNYNHLMPTRYSVDIPLDKTVVNKDVFRDPVLKHKARREAKVKFEERYKTGKNKWFFQKLRF